The Oncorhynchus kisutch isolate 150728-3 unplaced genomic scaffold, Okis_V2 scaffold1093, whole genome shotgun sequence sequence TTAGTTATACAACTAGCAgctacatttagttaaacaactagcatCTACAAAatgttaaacaactagcaactacCTTTAGTTAAACAACTAAAAACTACATTTAGTTAACAACTAGCAACTACAATTAGTTGAACAAATAGCATCACATTTATTTAAACAAATAGCAACATGATTTAGCTAAACAACTCGCAATTAGATTTAGGCAAAAAACTTCAACACATTGAGTTAAACAAATAGCAATTAGATTTAGTTAAACAACTTGCAACCACATTTAGCTAAACAACTAACAacacatttagttaaacaactagcaactacatTTTGGTAAACAAATAGCAAACACATTTAGTTAAAACACTTGCAAcaacatttagttaaacaactagcaacagcatttagttaaacaactagcaacaacatttagttaaacaactagcaacaacattgagttaaacaactagcaacaacatttagttaaacaactagcaacaacatttagttaaacaactagcaactacattttggtaaacaactagcaacaacatttagttaaacaactagcaacaacatttagttaaacaactagcaacaacatttagttaaacaactagcaactacatttagttaaacaactagcaactacatttagttaaacaactagcaacaaCATTTCTGTACAAATCTCTTCGATCGATGTTCAAATAAAATAACTGCttcatggtcattggtcattcatgtatagtcattaataactgcttcatggtcattggtcattcatgtatagtcattaataactgcttcatggtcattggtcattcatgtatagtcattaataactgcttcatggtcattggtcattcatgtatagtcattaataactgcttcatggtcattggtcattcatgtatagtcattaataactgcttcatggtcattggtcattcatgtatagtcattaataactgcttcatggtcattggtcattcatgtatagtcattaataactgcttcatggtcattggtcattcatgtatagtcattaataactgcttcatggtcattggtcattcatgtatagtcattaataactgcttcatggtcattggtcattcatgtatagtcattaataactgcttcatggtcattggtcattcatgtatagtcattaataactgcttcatggtcattggtcattCATGTATAGTCATTAATAACTGCTTCATGGTCATTGGTCATGTATGTTTTGTTATTCACTGCAGTACACAGTAGTCACACCCTTTTTTAGTTCCTCTTAGCAAAAAATATACAAACAAAGATATGTGTTAGCAATTAGGtgtttaaaaatacaaataggatctgataaaatttagggaatttaaaaaatgtttaggcTTTTTTATGAGCAATTTAAATAAGGCTATTAAAAGTCATTTCAGATGAATCACAAAAAGTACACTCCAGACAGAGCATTTAAAAGGAATTGACAAAACAAATTTCAAACAGTGGTAGACATTTTGTATGGAGGACTTTTAACAACAAATTCAACAGCTCAATATATGTGTCAACATTGCATCTGCAATAACACAAGGTTCAACATCAACATCTGATTTCTATACACAAGGTTCAACATCAACCTCTGATCTCATGCTTCAGTCCACAAGGTTCTACATCAACCTCTGATCTCATGCTTCAGTCCACAAGGTTCTACATCAACCTCTGATGTCACTTTTCAGTCCACAGGGTTCTACATCAACCGCTGATGTCTATCTTCAGTCCACAAGGTTCAACATCAACCTCTGATCTCATGCTCAGTCTGAGGTTTCAGTTTAGCCCACAGTCTGTCCCAGAATGCCTGGTGCTGATTAGGGTCCTGGGGCCAGTCCAGATAAGTTCTGGTTTTCAGCAGGCGAGCCAGCCTGTGGTGGGCAGACAGCCGGCGAGGGGGGATCTTCTCTAGGAAGACCAGGAGGAGGATGTCCCTTTGCTCCACCTGCAGCCTGTAGGTGGCCAGCTTCATCTCCAGAGAGCACCAGTTACTGCGTAGGTAGTGGCGGCTGACTAGGCAGAGGGTGTGGCGGCTCCGGTAGAGGCTGTCTGTGATGTTCTCCACAATGTCCTTCCCCAGCTGGAAGTCCCTGCTGTGCAGACAGAGGCGCAGGAAAGGAGGCCCCCTCTGCTCCAGATTAGGTAGCAGCTCCTCCACCACCCAGCGCTCGTCCTTCCCGCTATAGGAGACAAACACATCGTAGTGGTAGCGCCCCCTGGTGTTGGATCGCATGGCTTCTAACAGCCAGCCAAGGGTGAtgtggtagagggggaggaggtaggggCCGGCCAGGTTATGGACCAACACCACCAGCATGAAGAACAGGACTCCCAGGCCAGTCGCAACAAAGAGCACAAAGCCAACCTCTGTTGTGCAGTTGGCTTCTGTGTACTTGACAAAATTAGGTGTGTCTATTCCATTGTCCGACAAGCATATCAAGTCCTCCAAAGCATACATACCGGTTTTAGCATACGGACCAAGCATGATCACTTCAACCTGCCTGCACCCCTTTGCCCATGTAATGAGCCAAGCATTGTCACAACTGCAAAACATCTGTAAATTATTAAACGTCAAATGCTTAAGGCTAGAGAGAGGTTCAGTAAagctatagaatacattataaatGTTCTCTATAAGCAAATACACTCTTTTCAAAGATTTCAAGTCTTTAGTTAAACTCCCCTCTAAAGAGTAAATCCTGCAGTGGTACATTTCCAGAACCTCCAGTTTGGTCAAGTTGTGAAAAGTGATGTCGGCAGAACGCTGTGTTAAAAGATCCACCTGTCGTAGAGTCAGTTTCCTCAGGTGAATCAGCTGATTAATTGATGATAAATCAACCCTTTTAGCTGAAAGCTTCGATCTGTAGTCAAATGTCTCCACAGACGTGAAGTACTTTCCCATGAATTCAGATCCACAAAGGAATTCTTCAGCATCAGCATGAAGATGGGTTACAGACTGAAAGAAAGGTCTGTCACAGTCCTGAAATGACACTGTCTGGCCTTTGAGCTGGAGACTCAGGTTCTGTTTAGATGTGATGTTACTGCCGATAGTCAACTGCATTGGCCTCATAGCTGAACTAATGTACAGATGAGTCAGCTGACTCAGAATTCCACCAAATATAAGTGTCAGATTCAGCTTGATCACAGGTTCTGTTAGTGGATTGTGCACTTGCCCGAGAAACACTTGTCTAAGAGACATGAGGTGTGTGAAAGACATCGCCTCAATGTTGTGAATAAGTGGATTGTTCCTGAGGTCTAACCATGTCAAACTATGTAAACCATCAAATGTGTTTGCATTTATCTGTGTTATGTTATTACTTGTAATGTCTAAGGACTCCAGATTTGTCAATCCCAGGAAAGCAAAGTCTTCAATGTTTGAAATTAAATTCAGTTTTATATCCAGATACTGCAGCTTAACAAGACAGATGAATTGTTTagcaaaaagcatttgattcttcAACCCTAAAGTGAGATTTGTTAACCATGTTATTGGTTGTTTTTGGAAGGAGCAAATATCAAGTCTGTTATCTTCCAGGCCGTCTATTTTTAATTGATTAAGGTTTTTGAGACTGGAAATAAAATTCAATTTTAAATGGGGAGAAGGATGGACGGATCCAAGTCCACTTAAATACATATATTCTAGCCCAGTGCACAACTCAACACtggacatagagaggctgctTGTATTGAAATTGTTTACATATATTTTCTTGATTGaaagcaaaaacactacattacagATTCTTTCAATATCAATGACATTGATCCCAGAGCATCTGAAGTCCTGGATTTGTTTTATCCCAGACAGGGGAAGGTCCAGTAGGACTTCCTGGCTGAAAGCCCCTGCTAACATTGTGAGGTTCTGGAGCCAAGCCAGTGAACCTTCTTCTATATGTGGTATTTCACCAAATGAGAAGTCAACCCTCGCTAGATTGTTAAAAACAGGTGTCATGCTTTCGTTGGTGTTTAAGATGGAGCAGTTTGAAATGTTTAACGATTGTATGTTTGTTGCGTCTACAGATAACCTAACAAGTGACTTAATATTCATTATTCTGCATGCTATCTCTGACAAATCCTCTAAATAGGGTTCACTAATGATGAGACTTTGTAACAGAGGAATGCCATGGAAAACATCCGGGGACATTGCTGATAGTCTATAACTCCAAAGAGTCAAATGACTCAGCTTCACGAGATCTCTGAATGTATGGGGCCCAATATGACATTCACAGCAATCTGAGTCCATTCCCCAATTACTTAAGTACATATGTTGCAGATTTGGAAGGTGACTGTTCCCAGATGGAAGGTGACTGTTCCCAGATGGAAGGATTTGAGTAAAACAGCCATCAATGTACAGGTACTCCAGATCCTGAAACTGAGAGAAAAAGCCCAGAGACATGGATCTATTTTCACCATGTGTCATAAATATGCAGAGGGTATTGATATTAGGGGGAAGTCCAAGTAGATCCTCCTCGATGGCTGTGACATCATGACAGGCAGCAGTGTAACGTTCTGCATGATGAGGTATGTGGCTGCaggtccaggtgggaaagtgtTCCAAGTCTTCACTACTGTCATAAATCTGGCATTTAGGATGCATCCATCCACTAGAACTCTGAATCCACAGGAACAGGACGGCAGGGTGGGAAAACATAGATCTCATCTCTTCCAACGTCAGTCAAATCTACTGAGATAATTGTCAGAATAGTTTGGTTCCGGTGGATCCCTGTAGAACGTTGGTTTGATACAGTAAAACCCTTATGAACGCTGTAAACAGTATGGAGTCTCTCGTCTTCTTGTTGTTTGTCAGATGGGTTCCTCCTTGGTAACTAACAGCAGTTCATACCTTTTGGTTGTTCCAATGTTCCTCCCTTTCACCCTGCAGTTGAATTGTATCTCCAGGTAACAGGAGTAAATATTTAATGGTTAGATTTGTTCCAAAAGTAAAGAAACTATAAAATGTCCCACAGACAATGAAGAACTGAATGCAGAGCTGCAACGTGTTCTCTGACCGCCACAGTGGATGTCTGAATGTGTCTGAGGAGCAGCATCCTGTTTGTACAGCACAGTAACACTGTATGTTAAACAGCTTGTGAAAGTCTATTTTCACCTGttttacatctctctctttcagttcCTGAAAACAAAAATACTGTCTATAAAAAAATGACAATTGACACGAAGGACCTGTTGGGACGGGATAGATTTCAGAAGGCTGATTAGACTCAAACGTCTGTAGATTGTAATGAAATATTAATGGGATTACAGGACTTGTTTATTATGAATGAATTCTCTAGTAGATATAaatactctggggctgtagtcctcttcagagccctgtgacatgcctctataatgacattattactctggggctgtagtcctcttcagagccctgtgacatgcctctataatgacattattactctggggctgtagtcctcttcagagccctgtgacatgcctctataatgacattattactctggggctgtagtcctcttcagagccctgtgacatgcctctataatgacattattactctggggctgtagtcctcttcagagccctgtgacatgcctctataatgacattattactctggggctgtagtcctcttcagagccctgtgacatgcctctataatgacattataactctggggctgtagtcctcttcagagccctgtgacatgcctctataatgacattattactctggggctgtagtcctcttcagagccctgtgacatggctctataatgacattattactctgggcctgtagtcctcttcagagccctgtgacatgcctctataatgacattataactctggggctgtagtcctcttcagagccctgtgacatgcctctataatgacattattactctggggctgtagtcctcttcagagccctgtgacatgcctctataatgacattattactctggggctgtagtcctcttcagagccctgtgacatgcctctataatgacattattactctggggctgtagtcctcttcagagccctgtgacatgcctctataatgacattattactctggggctgtagtcctcttcagagccctgtgacatgcctctataatgacattattactctggggctgtagtcctcttcagagccctgtgacatgcctctataatgacattattactctggggctgtagtcctcttcagagccctgtgacatgcctctataatgacattattactctggggctgtagtcctcttcagagccctgtgacatgcctctataatgacattattactctggggctgtagtcctcttcagagccctgtgacatgcctctataatgacattattactctggggctgtagtcctcttcagagccctgtgacatgcctctataatgacattattactctggggctgtagtcctcttcagagccctgtgacatgcctctataatgacattattactctggggctgttgtcctcttcagagccctgtgacatgcctctataatgacattattactctggggctgtagtcctcttcagagccctgtgacatgcctctataatgacattattactctggggctgtagtcctcttcagagccctgtgacatgcctctataatgacattattactctggggctgtagtcctcttcagagccctgtgacatgcctctataatgacattattactctggggctgtagtcctcttcagagccctgtgacatgcctctataatgacattattactctggggctgtagtcctcttcagagccctgtgacatgcctctataatgacattattactctggggctgtagtcctcttcagagccctgtgacatgcctctataatgacattattactctggggctgtagtcctcttcagagccctgtgacatgcctctataatgacattattactctggggctgtagtcctcttcagagccctgtgacatgcctctataatgacattattactctggggctgtagtcctcttcagagccctgtgacatgcctctataatgacattattactctggggctgtagtcctcttcagagccctgtgacatgcctctataatgacattattactctggggctgtagtcctcttcagagccctgtgacatgcctctataatgacattattactctggggctgtagtcctcttcagagccctgtgacatgcctctataatgacattattactctggggctgtagtcctcttcagagccctgtgacatgcctctataatgacattattactctggggctgtagtcctcttcagagccctgtgacatgcctctataatgacattattactctggggctgtagtcctcttcagagccctgtgacatgcctctataatgacattattactctggggctgtagtcctcttcagagccctgtgacatgcctctataatgacattattactctggggctgtagtcctcttcagagccctgtgacatgcctctataatgacattataactctggggctgtagtcctcttcagagccctgtgacatgcctctataatgacattattactctggggctgtagtcctcttcagagccctgtgacatgcctctataatgacattattactctggggctgtagtcctcttcagagccctgtgacatgcctctataatgacattattactctggggctgtagtcctcttcagagccctgtgacatgcctctataatgacattattactctggggctgtagtcctcttcagagccctgtgacatgcctctataatgacattattactctggggctgtagtcctcttcagagccctgtgacatgcctctataatgacattattactctggggctgtagtcctcttcagagccctgtgacatgcctctataatgacattattactctggggctgtagtcctcttcagagccctgtgacatgcctctataatgacattattactctggggctgtagtcctcttcagagccctgtgacatgcctctataatgacattattactctggggctgtagtcctcttcagagccctgtgacatgcctctataatgacattattactctggggctgtagtcctcttcagagccctgtgacatgcctctataatgacattattactctggggctgtagtcctcttcagagccctgtgacatgcctctataatgacattattactctggggctgtagtcctcttcagagccctgtgacatgcctctataatgacattattactctggggctgtagtcctcttcagagccctgtgacatgcctctataatgacattattactctggggctgtagtcctcttcagagccctgtgacatgcctctataatgacattattactctggggctgtagtcctcttcagagccctgtgacatgcctctataatgacattattactctggggctgtagtcctcttcagagccctgtgacatgcctctataatgacattattactctggggctgtagtcctcttcagagccctgtgacatgcctctataatgacattattactctggggctgtagtcctcttcagagccctgtgacatgcctctataatgacattattactctgggggctgtagtcctcttcagagccctgtgacatgcctctataatgacattattactctggggctgtagtcctcttcagagccctgtgacatgcctctataatgacattattactctgggctgtagtcctcttcagagccctgtgacatgcctctataatgacattattactctggggctgtagtcctcttcagagccctgtgacatgcctctataatgacattattactctggggctgtagtcctcttcagagccctgtgacatgcctctataatgacattattactctggggctgtagtcctcttcagagccctgtgacatgcctctataatgacattattactctggggctgtagtcctcttcagagccctgtgacatgcctctataatgacattattactctggggctgtagtcctcttcagagccctgtgacatgcctctataatgacattattactctggggctgtagtcctcttcagagccctgtgacatgcctcttataatgacattattactctggggctgtagtcctctcagagccctgtgacatgcctctataatgacattattactctggggctgtagtcctcttcagagccctgtgacatgcctctataatgacatattaactctggggctgtagtcctcttcagagccctgtgacatgcctctataatgacattattactctggggctgtagtcctcttcagagccctgtgacatgcctctataatgacattatactctggggctgtagtcctct is a genomic window containing:
- the LOC116364479 gene encoding toll-like receptor 13 codes for the protein MRSMFSHPAVLFLWIQSSSGWMHPKCQIYDSSEDLEHFPTWTCSHIPHHAERYTAACHDVTAIEEDLLGLPPNINTLCIFMTHGENRSMSLGFFSQFQDLEYLYIDGCFTQILPSGNSHLPSGNSHLPNLQHMYLSNWGMDSDCCECHIGPHTFRDLVKLSHLTLWSYRLSAMSPDVFHGIPLLQSLIISEPYLEDLSEIACRIMNIKSLVRLSVDATNIQSLNISNCSILNTNESMTPVFNNLARVDFSFGEIPHIEEGSLAWLQNLTMLAGAFSQEVLLDLPLSGIKQIQDFRCSGINVIDIERICNVVFLLSIKKIYVNNFNTSSLSMSSVELCTGLEYMYLSGLGSVHPSPHLKLNFISSLKNLNQLKIDGLEDNRLDICSFQKQPITWLTNLTLGLKNQMLFAKQFICLVKLQYLDIKLNLISNIEDFAFLGLTNLESLDITSNNITQINANTFDGLHSLTWLDLRNNPLIHNIEAMSFTHLMSLRQVFLGQVHNPLTEPVIKLNLTLIFGGILSQLTHLYISSAMRPMQLTIGSNITSKQNLSLQLKGQTVSFQDCDRPFFQSVTHLHADAEEFLCGSEFMGKYFTSVETFDYRSKLSAKRVDLSSINQLIHLRKLTLRQVDLLTQRSADITFHNLTKLEVLEMYHCRIYSLEGSLTKDLKSLKRVYLLIENIYNVFYSFTEPLSSLKHLTFNNLQMFCSCDNAWLITWAKGCRQVEVIMLGPYAKTGMYALEDLICLSDNGIDTPNFVKYTEANCTTEVGFVLFVATGLGVLFFMLVVLVHNLAGPYLLPLYHITLGWLLEAMRSNTRGRYHYDVFVSYSGKDERWVVEELLPNLEQRGPPFLRLCLHSRDFQLGKDIVENITDSLYRSRHTLCLVSRHYLRSNWCSLEMKLATYRLQVEQRDILLLVFLEKIPPRRLSAHHRLARLLKTRTYLDWPQDPNQHQAFWDRLWAKLKPQTEHEIRG